One Acipenser ruthenus unplaced genomic scaffold, fAciRut3.2 maternal haplotype, whole genome shotgun sequence genomic window, TGAGCGGTTTCAGAGTTCTGTCTCTCTTCCAGTATCGAGTTCATGGcgctttttaaacatattttcaaacCTGGCTTTGAGACTCTCTTGTCTGGAGAGTCCTACCTGCCTCCCTCCCGCTGTCGCGTGATtggcagattttatttattattataattttttttaaacaacactaGCAGATAGGAAAAAATAGTCGCTTTgtcagttaggattctccagacaagcttctcCGAGAGACTTTGTTTCCTTTTTGCTCCTCTAATATCGAGTcagtatcgtttttttttttttttataatattttaaaagctcTCTTTGAGTGGCTTTgagaagcttgtctggagaatcctaacatCCGGGCTCCTGAACAGCCTCCATCGTTCCATTCAGATCACGTggcagtgtgacctttcaactctgccagtcgACCtttcatctgtctgtctgtctgtgcgtgtgtgcgttttgtctcggtgtgtctgtgtgtgcgcacgcgtctcggtgtctgtgtctcggtgtctgtgcgcatctctgtgtgtgtgtctcagtgtctgtctgtgtgtgcgcacgcgtctcggtgtctgtgtgtgtgtctcagggtctGTGTGTGCGCATCTGTGTGTGCGTaactcggtgtgtgtgtgtctctgtgtgtgtgcgtatctcggggtgtgtctcagtgtgtgtgtctctgtgtgtgtgcgtatctTTGTGCGtatctcgtgtgtgtgtgtgtgaccctctTTCTCATTCCCCAATGCTTCCTCTGATTCATTGGTGTCGGTGCTCTGATGTTCTGGTGCTGGTGCCCATGTTTTGGGGGGGTGATTTTGCCGGTGCTCATGTTTTGGGGTCCCCCTGTGCCTCAGGTACTTGGGTCGTCCTCGGAAGGAGCAGACGGTCGTGGTGAAGCCCCCTTTCCTGAGACCGGATCACTGCGACGGACGCACCCCCCTGAAAGTGCTGGACAACGGGATCCAGGGTGAGCTGAGCCACTCCACGGTAAGCAGCGTTAACATTACTGCTGAGCTCACTGCAGGCACTGCGGGTACTGTCGCAGGCCCCTCTTCTCTTCCTCCTtctccttcctcctcttctttctccctccttctcctcctcctcctccttctccctccttctccttcttcctcctctttctctttctcctccttctcatcgttctcctccttcttcctcctccttctcccgctccttctccctcttcctcttcttctcctccttcttcttcctcctcttctccctcttctcctccttctccctcttctccttcttcctcttctccctcctcttctccctcctcctcgttcttcctcttcttcctcctctccttcttctccttctttctcctctttctttctccttcctctttctttctttctcctctttcttctcctcctcctcctccttcttcctcttctttctccttccttctcctcctcctcctccttctccctccttcttccttctctttctcctccttctcATCGTTCTCCTCCTTCTTCCTACTCCTTCTCCCGCTCCTtctccctcttcctcttcttcttcttcttcttctcctcctccttcttcttcctcttctccctcctcctcgttcttcctcctcttctccctcctcctcgttcttcttcctcctcttctccctctccttcttctcctccttctttctcgtcttctttctttctccttctccttcctcttctttctttctcctctttcttcttcttctcctcctcctccttcttcctcctttttctccttcttctcctccttctccttccttcttcttcctcctcttctttaTTGGATTGAATAAACACCATTATGCTAAGTGtacacgttggatgacatcatcaacacacaAAACTGGCTTGCAAAACCCTTCGTCTCTGAAACCGCTCGTCCGATTGGAACCGGAAATCGGCACACCTGATCCTAGCGTGGTTGTCTTTAAAAAcgttgctacaaaaaaaaaacatggcggccactttggatgacatcatcagcttACAAAAACTGGCTCCTTGTAGGATGCAGATAGTGCCATGGTTACAATGGAACACATATAGAACCCCATGTGTGCTCTATCAAAAAAACGACATTGCCCATGACTTTTGACCTCTcttaaaggtcaaatgtaaaactggctcaTAACTCCTTATAGAATGCAGATAGTGCCATGGTTACTGTGGAACACacatagtaacccatgtatgcatcTCGTTTGCTAAAGTCTTTGGtactggaagctgtaaagttgctggcaactctagttattattattattattattattattattattattattattattactcctcTCCTGATCACTGTACTGGGTTTCTTCCTGGTTTccagtccaagggcagtctgGAGGTGATGGAAAGCCAGTCTGCTGATGCAGAGGCCCCCCCGCCTCCCAAACCGGAGCTGCACAGATTCACAGGATTGCGAGCCCAGCTCACTGTGAACACTACCGAGGGTGAGTGAGAGATACCATACACTAACCTAACcctgacccagacccagacccagacccagacccagaccggAGCTCCACAGATACACAGGACTGCGAGTCCAGCTCACTGTGAACACTGCCGAGGGTGAGTGAGAGATACCATACACTAACCTAACCCTGACccagaccctgaccctgaccctgacccagaCCGGAGCTCCACAGATACACAGGACTGCGAGTCCAGCTCACTGTGAACACTGCCGAGGGTGAGTGAGAGATACCATACACTAACCTAACcctgacccagacccagacccagacccagaccggAGCTGCACAGATTCACAGGACTGCGAGCCCAGCTCACTGTGAACACTGCCGAGGGTGAGTGAGAGATACCATACACTAACCTGACCCTGACCCAGACCCTGACccagaccctgaccctgacccagaCCGGAGCTCCACAGATACACAGGACTGCGAGCCCAGCTCACTGTGAACACTGCCGAGGGTGAGTGAGAGATACCATACACTAACCTGACCCTGACccagaccctgaccctgacccagacccagaccGGAGCTGCACAGATACACAGGATTGCGAGCCCAGCTCACTGTGAACACTGCCGAGGGTGAGTGAGAGATACCATACACTAACCTGACcctgacccagacccagacccagaccggAGCTCCACAGATACACAGGACTGCGAGTCCAGCTCACTGTGAACACTGCCGAGGGTGAGTGAGAGATACCATACACTAACCtaacccagacccagacccagacccagacccagacccagacccagaccggAGCTCCACAGATACACAGGACTGCGAGTCCAGCTCACTGTGAACACTGCCGAGGGTGAGTGAGAGATACCATACACtaacctgaccctgaccctgacccagacccagaccGGAGCTCCACAGATACACAGGACTGCGAGTCCAGCTCACTGTGAACACTGCCGAGGGTGAGTGAGAGATACCATACACTAACCtaacccagacccagacccagaccggAGCTCCACAGATACACAGGACTGCGAGTCCAGCTCACTGTGAACACTGCCGAGGGTGAGTGAGAGATACCATACACTAACCTAACcctgacccagacccagaccctgACCCAGACCCACACCGGAGCTCCACAGATACACAGGACTGCGAGAAACACTGTGTTGCACTACACcatgcaacacaacacaacacaatacaatacaacacagtgcgACGTGATACAgtccaatacaatacaatacaatacaacacagtacaatacaacacagtacaatttTAGCGCCTTTTCAAGTGAAAAACAAAGCGAGAGagcttgtgtgtgtctgtatgtctgtatatgtatatgtgtgtatatctgtAAATGTATATGTATGTCTGGGCAGAGCGGACTCCTCTCGTTCGCGCGTTcgttttttcttctgtttagttTGCGTGTGTCTCTTCTCTGCAGAGAGCAGCCTGCTGTCTCCGGACAACCCCGCCACTCCCACGATGTACAAATACAGACCAGCCTACAGCAGCCCTGGCAAGAACCACAGCAGCAAGGtaacactctgtgtgtgtgtgtgtgtgagagagacatgAACCACAGCAGCAaggtaccactgtgtgtgtgtgtgtgtgtgtgtgtgtgtgtgtgtgtgtgtgagagagacatgAACCACAGCAGCAAGgtaccgctgtgtgtgtgtgtgtgtgtgtgtgtgtgtgtgtgtgtgtgtgtgtgtgtgagagagacatgAACCACAGCAGCAAGgtaccgctgtgtgtgtgtgtgtgtgtgtgtgtgtgtgtgtgtgagagagacatgAACCACAGCAGCAAGgtaccgctgtgtgtgtgtgtctgagagagaCATGAACCACAGCAGCAaggtaccactgtgtgtgtgtgtgtgtgtgtgtgtgtgtgtgtgtgtgtgtgtgtgagagagacatgAACCACAGCAGCAAGgtaccgctgtgtgtgtgtgtgtgtgtgtgtgtgtgtgtgtgtgtgtgtgtgtgtgtgtgagagagacatgAACCACAGCAGCAAGgtaccgctgtgtgtgtgtgtgtgtgtgtgtgtgtgtgtgtgtgtgtgagagagacatgAACCACAGCAGCAAGgtaccgctgtgtgtgtgtgtctgagagagaCATGAACCACAGCAGCAaggtaccactgtgtgtgtgtgtgtgtgtgtgtgtgtgtgtgtgtgtgtgtgagagagacatgAACCACAGCAGCAAGgtaccgctgtgtgtgtgtgtgtgtgtgagagagacatgAACCACAGCAGCAaggtaccactgtgtgtgtgtgtgtgacatgaaCCACAGGTGCAAGgtaccgctgtgtgtgtgtgtgtgtgtgtctgtgtgagagagacatGAACCACAGCAGCAAGgtaccgctgtgtgtgtgtgtctgagagagaCATGAACCACAGCAGCAAGgtaccgctgtgtgtgtgtgtctgagagagaCATGAACCACAGCAGCAaggtaccactgtgtgtgtgtgtgtgacatgaaCCACAGGTGCAAGgtaccgctgtgtgtgtgtgtgtgtgtgtgtgtgtctgtgtgagagagacatGAACCACAGCAGCAaggtaccactgtgtgtgtgtgtgtgtgtgtgtgtgtgtgtgtgtgtgtgagagacatgAACCACAGCAGCAAGGTAccactgtgtgtgggtgtgggtgtgtgtgtgtggatgtgtctGTCAgtgggtgtgtctctgtgtgtgtctctgtgtgggtctctgtgtgggtgtgggtgtgttttGTTCCGCAGcacttttcctttttcaaatgatATAAATATATCTATGAATGAAGaggaaaagtaattgataaactgaaaactcactttttaataattagctactattattattattattattattattattattattattattattatttttatttttattattttttgtattttctatctttttttttttgtcactccCCTCCCACACACAGTGGCTTTCAATGGATCAGTAAGTTGCTCATGAAAGTATTTGTGTTTCCAGCGTGTGAGTTTTGATTGATGTAGTTTTACCTGggttatacagtgcggtcctgccagcaCTGCCCTGcgtacagcccagcccagccaggCTCTGCCCATCGCACAGCGGGCAATGCCAGCGCAGTGTTTGCTTGTAGTTCCTGGTGTTGTGTGAAGTTATGTTCTTGTGTCTTGTATGATAATTGCTTGCTGTCTTGTACACACGGCAATTCTATACTTGACAATTCTCCTCTTTTGGATTGAGTGATATTAGCTGTACTTCTGTCCTGAGTTTCATTATCATGTTAGATACAGTGTTGTGTTGCACAGCACAGCAaacgagacgtcaaacaaacgagctcctattggaagtgactctgcagcagccactgactccctgcgtgtgtgtgaccctgagcaagtcactgaacctccttgtgctccgtccttcggacgagacgtcaaacaaacgagctcctattggaagtgactctgcagcagcagcagcagttgttgatgatgcagagttcacccccctagtctctggaagtcgctttggataagagCGACTGCTGAATGACTAAATAATAGGTTCTAATGGGGATGTCGCTTATAATAATTATATCTGtctatccatctgtctgtctgtctgtatctatctgtatATGGCTGTCTATCAgtctctgtctatctatatcaatcTGTCtatgtgtcagtctgtctgtgtccatctatctgtctgtctacctATCTTTTTGTCTGTCTATCAGTCTGTCTGGCTGTCTATCTATTTTATCTGTCTGTATCTAtatcaatctgtctgtctgtctgtataccTATCTTTGTGTCTGTCtgactctgtctgtctatctatatcatttattattattatttatttcttagcagacgcccttatccagggcgacttacaattgttacaagatatcacattatttttacatacaattccccatttatacagttgggtttttactggagcaatctaggtaaagtaccttgctcaagggtacagcagcagtgtcccccccacctgggattgaacccacgaccctccggtcaagagcccagagccctaaccactactccacactgctgcctgtatgTCTGTCTATCAGTCTGTCTGGCTGTCTGCCTATGTttgtgtctgactgtctgtcaaTCTCTCTGTCTGACTGTGTATCTGTCTAtcaatctgtctgtctatctatcaatCTGTAAATCAATCTTTCTGTCTATCTGTGTCTTTTAATCTATACTCGTATATATTATCAATCTATTTCTAATTCTGTGATTTGTTTTCCTCCTCTTCTCTCAATCTCAGATGAGCCGCGGGGACAGCCTCAGAGAACCCCCCTCCCTCCTGGAAAGCAGCCAGCAGACCAGTTACCACTCGGAGCCCAGCCTGGACGGACTGAGCGGCCCCCAGCCTGTGCACGAAGCTGGGGGCCGCCTGTCGGGGGGCTCCCTCTCCTCCAGCCTGCGCTCCGCTCACACCCACCCCCTGGGCGGGGGGCCCAGCTTCGACGGCGGGGCTCTGACCTCCGTCCGCTCCGAGGGAACCACCTCCACCAGCTACAAGAGCCTGGCCAACCAGACTCCGCGCAACGGCAGCCTGTCGTACGACAGCCTCCCCACCCCCTCGGAGAGCCCCGAGTTCGAGTCGGCCGCCCCCGAGCCCCCCCCCGGCCCGGGCTACAGCTCCCCCTTCCTCTCCGCCCAGATCGCCCAGCAGAGAGAGGCCGAGCTGCAGCACTGCAAACCCggcttctctctcccctctcacagGGACGGGCTGCGCAGGACTCCGTCCTCGAGGGGCTACGAGATCGAGGAGAGGGACAGGCTGCTGTCCGGTCCCCACCCGCACCAGAGGGCCCCCCCTCCCAGGTTCGGACGACCCGTCCcgctctcctcctccccccccggCGGAGAGGGCGGGCCTCCCCATCACCACcccccccagcagcagcagcattcaatGAGGGCCAGGTCTCTGGGTTCCCCCGAGAAAGGTTACCACCATCCCTCCCAGTTCCACCCCCACCTGCACCAGTACCCGCCCCCCCACGGCGCACTGGGCAAGTCCACGTCCTACACCAGCGGGCCGGGGGCTCCCGCGATGAGGGAGGGGGGCGTGGAGTTCCAGCAGCGTCACCACGGCTACCCCTCCTTCAGCAATCTGATCCACGCTCCCAAGTGAGTAGAGACTGCGTGTGAGTGCCACTTtactttccttccttccttcctttcacTGCGCGTTTTACTGTTCCTTTTCAGCCTGCTTCTGCAGTCGCTAACCAGCTTCAAGTTTCACACGAATCAGTAAAGCACACTGGTCCTACTTCGCTTGTAAGCCTTGTGGAGCCTGGGTCTTGTAACAGGGCTGGCAATCAGGCTCCTATcccacagcagcgtcacccagtccaggttttagtaccagcttgatcagcccccagtgtgtctagctaacaagctcaggtgtgtcttattattaaactcctagtgaaaccaggactggatcacactgctgtgcagcgggagtctgattcccatccctgcagtttaatatcactagactggactggactggaattacattgtaactgcagtttaatatcactagactagactggaattacattgtaactgcagtttaatatcactagactggactggaattacattgtaactgcagtttaatatcactagactagactggaattacattgtaactgcagtttaatatcactagactggactggaattacattgtaactgcagtttaatatcactagactagactggactggaattacattgtaactgcagtttaatatcactagactggactggaattacattgtaactgcagtttaatatcactagactggactggaattacattgtaactgcagtttaatatcactagactggactggaattacattataactgcagtttaatatcactagactggactggaattacattgtaactgcagtttaatatcactagactggactggaattacattgtaactgcagtttaatatcactagactagactggactggaattacattgtaactgcagtttaatatcactagactggactggaattacattgtaactgcagtttaatatcactagactggactggactggaattacattgtaactgcagtttaataccACTAGagtggactggaattacattgtaactgcagtttaatatcactagactggactggaattacattgtaactgcagtttaatatcactagactagactggactggaattacattgtaactgcagtttaatatcactagactggactggaattacattgtaactgcagtttaatatcactagactggactggactggaattacattgtaactgcagtttaatatcactagactggactggaattacattgtaactgcagtttaatatcactagactggactccAGTCTGGTTGACCGTGTCTCTTACATCAGTTAGCATGTCCGGTCGATTTGCAGGAGAGTGTATATATTGAACGGTTATTGATTTTATAATCAATGCAGCAGCCAGGACCAGATTCCAAGCTCTCGACAGTTCAGTGTTTTCAATGCCAGATGAACTGTTGATCAAATCAAACCCCCTCTTCTTGTCTCACAGTCCCCGTCCCCTATTTGTAgtgttattaaccctttgcggtcctatttcggatcaggtccgacattacaatctTTCCTTtcccggtccgatgtcggaccctgtcccacatcatcaaaaagacgtcaagcacgtctctctaatcgttttttctccggaaaaagcagagaaaagctttcaatggctgagagaagccgaaaaaaagagGCGGATCAGATCAATACGCATCGTCCCGTCACCACGGACATAAACGAGAtggctgcttctgcatccagcgctcaaagaacatcacggACGTGTGCAGAGCTTTGAGACGCtccagtaataaaataacgagtCGGATCGCGTTatcgaggagtttggtgataaatcgagtgatcaggagatgattgatcggtacaCGCGACGATGGAGAGAGATCTGATAAATACAGAGAACAAGGAGCGGGGCTGGAGAGGCAGagagtcctgttgatatgcagagactttcaaacctgttttactgggaattaaattacttttaaacagcgtgtgtgaaaTAAACAGGACCCCGACGCGCCTGACAGCTGTTGAAGGGTGTTTTGTTTGCTAGCCTCTGCCTCGCTGATCTGTCACTGAACTAACTGAACTGTTTCATCTTCCTTTCTGTTCTCTATTTTCACTGACCCtttctgactgtgtgtgtgttttttacattCGCGGGTTAGAAAGACCCAAAGGAaatcaatgaatgaatgaatgaggtCTGAAATCAATAACTCCcattcttatattattattattattattattattattattattattaatgagtccttcagcagatgcttttatccaaagcaacttccagagactaggggggtgaactctgcatcatcaacaactgctgctgctgctgcagagtcacttccaggagctcgtttgtttgacgtctcatcctgaaggacggagcacaaggaggttcagtgacttgctcagggtcacacacacacacagggagtcagtggctgctgcagagtcacttccaataggagcttgtttgtttgacgtctcatcctgaaggacggagcacaaggaggttcagtgacttgctcagggtcacacacacacacagggagtcagtggctgctgcagagtcacttccaataggagctcgttttgTCTTTGATctgaatttaagtttattttagtattcgtAAATTAAGGACTAATCGAGTATTTTGTAGTTATGGATgatacactgaagacgctgagagacttctagtggaaacgtttgccattgaatttacactgaagacgctgagaaagacttctagtggaaacgtttgccattgaatttacactgaagacgctgagaaagacttctagtggaaacgtttgccattgaatttaaaccgaagacgctgagagacttctagtggaaacgttttaTCCCAGGCTACTCACACAGGAGTCACAGGGAAGCAcagacagggttacaatgcaagcttcatatttaaacacagtgcagtttacagacagtgctgataataataacactcctagaatacaatatgaaccaggaggcaacaagttaggatcacagcgagttagatctacagtgacagattagcagtgcaatagtgcaaggatagcgcatcagctgaggatccagtgacgaggtgatgaggtcaggagagtccagtgcagagcaggaggggtttTTGACTGTCTCTCGTTCTTTCTTTCCCTCCAGGGACGAGGTCCAGATGAAATCCAACAGCCGGACTAATGGACAGCCTCGACCACATCCCTTCTCCAGTTACCCTCCCAGTCACAGCTCCCAGCACTCCAGCAACAGCAGCACTGGCCCCGCCTCTCCCTCTGCCCTGCCCCTCCCCCCGCCCAGTCACAGCGCTCCCCTCAGCCCCGCCtccaggggagggggaggagtcaAGAAGGTGTCAGGAGTGGGCGGGACTACCTACGAGATTTCagtgtgagacacacagacaccaaaaaaaaaaagacttgctcGCGTCTTCCCACGACTTGAGAGATTGGAGGAactctggtttttttttttttttttaaggtcgtGTCTCAAAGGACATCCAACGCAATTTCCCAAGACTTACCTCGGGAGAGATCAAGAATGACAAGGAGTTGggagtttaaaaaagaaagactcGATACTTTTGAGATGTGTCTTTATAAAAGGACGTTCAAATTTGCAAGACTTTCGAGGCAGACAGACTCTCGTGAAATCAGCGACCCAGGATTGTAACGTCACAGAGATCGAGAGCACAGCCCTGTCCCTCGCCACGTGCTGCCCGCGTCTCGCCAGGCCCGCTCGGAACCCGGGTGCAGCGAACGCTGAGGTCTGGCTCCCAGCGTCCCACGCTGTCCACCGTGTCCCTACGAGAGACCGGACGAATGAAGCTGCCATTTCTGCAAGCGGGCGAGGAAaccaaactctctctctctctctctctctctctctctctcattggcGCTCGTTTTCAGTTCCTTCTGGGAGagattcaaaaatatttttttttgtttcaactcTGTGCAGCTCCATTGCAGACAAAGGACTTCCGTATTAGCAGAAAGCAAGGCGATGGATTTTGTGCTGAAAAAACTCttcaaacacacatatacacacagaaagactgaaaaaaatcaattacaaataaaaccagACCGGTATTTTACtgtcatgtaaaaaaataaataaaaattatatatatatatatatatatatatatatatatatatatatatatatatatatatatatatatatataaataaatccagGTAAATTCCGACTTGACAAAT contains:
- the LOC117410055 gene encoding palmitoyltransferase ZDHHC5-like isoform X2, with the protein product MPPGSGSNATLSKIKPSKYVPVSAATAFLVGSSSLFFVFTSPWLAQHFSLAVPLYNAIVFLFVVANFSMATFMDPGVFPRAEEDEDKEDDFRAPLYKTVEIKGIQVRMKWCSTCRFYRPPRCSHCSVCDNCVEEFDHHCPWVNNCIGRRNYRYFFLFLLSLTVHIIGVFGFGLLFILYHSEQLGKVHCAVTMAVMCVAGLFFIPVAGLTGFHLVLVARGRTTNEQVTGKFRGGVNPFTNGCWKNISHVLCSSQAPRYLGRPRKEQTVVVKPPFLRPDHCDGRTPLKVLDNGIQGELSHSTSKGSLEVMESQSADAEAPPPPKPELHRFTGLRAQLTVNTTEESSLLSPDNPATPTMYKYRPAYSSPGKNHSSKMSRGDSLREPPSLLESSQQTSYHSEPSLDGLSGPQPVHEAGGRLSGGSLSSSLRSAHTHPLGGGPSFDGGALTSVRSEGTTSTSYKSLANQTPRNGSLSYDSLPTPSESPEFESAAPEPPPGPGYSSPFLSAQIAQQREAELQHCKPGFSLPSHRDGLRRTPSSRGYEIEERDRLLSGPHPHQRAPPPRFGRPVPLSSSPPGGEGGPPHHHPPQQQQHSMRARSLGSPEKGYHHPSQFHPHLHQYPPPHGALGKSTSYTSGPGAPAMREGGVEFQQRHHGYPSFSNLIHAPK
- the LOC117410055 gene encoding palmitoyltransferase ZDHHC5-like isoform X1, translating into MPPGSGSNATLSKIKPSKYVPVSAATAFLVGSSSLFFVFTSPWLAQHFSLAVPLYNAIVFLFVVANFSMATFMDPGVFPRAEEDEDKEDDFRAPLYKTVEIKGIQVRMKWCSTCRFYRPPRCSHCSVCDNCVEEFDHHCPWVNNCIGRRNYRYFFLFLLSLTVHIIGVFGFGLLFILYHSEQLGKVHCAVTMAVMCVAGLFFIPVAGLTGFHLVLVARGRTTNEQVTGKFRGGVNPFTNGCWKNISHVLCSSQAPRYLGRPRKEQTVVVKPPFLRPDHCDGRTPLKVLDNGIQGELSHSTSKGSLEVMESQSADAEAPPPPKPELHRFTGLRAQLTVNTTEESSLLSPDNPATPTMYKYRPAYSSPGKNHSSKMSRGDSLREPPSLLESSQQTSYHSEPSLDGLSGPQPVHEAGGRLSGGSLSSSLRSAHTHPLGGGPSFDGGALTSVRSEGTTSTSYKSLANQTPRNGSLSYDSLPTPSESPEFESAAPEPPPGPGYSSPFLSAQIAQQREAELQHCKPGFSLPSHRDGLRRTPSSRGYEIEERDRLLSGPHPHQRAPPPRFGRPVPLSSSPPGGEGGPPHHHPPQQQQHSMRARSLGSPEKGYHHPSQFHPHLHQYPPPHGALGKSTSYTSGPGAPAMREGGVEFQQRHHGYPSFSNLIHAPKDEVQMKSNSRTNGQPRPHPFSSYPPSHSSQHSSNSSTGPASPSALPLPPPSHSAPLSPASRGGGGVKKVSGVGGTTYEISV